Proteins encoded within one genomic window of Alosa alosa isolate M-15738 ecotype Scorff River chromosome 24, AALO_Geno_1.1, whole genome shotgun sequence:
- the LOC125289410 gene encoding LOW QUALITY PROTEIN: leucine-rich repeat and fibronectin type-III domain-containing protein 4 (The sequence of the model RefSeq protein was modified relative to this genomic sequence to represent the inferred CDS: deleted 2 bases in 1 codon) — protein sequence LLPCHTPYPPTPPESHARPTLGSSISLVHTPPLHHPFLHPSLSPHADPPSIPAHFHTTRLPPPSPLLPPPPPPPPPHQWPKLPCACSPSPSAFPPPLSFHWLTLVACACLIGHAPAGARAGETWGAVSSCPFHCVCRNLSESLSTLCADKGLLFVPPNVDRRTVELRLADNFIREVGGADFANMSGLVDLTLSRNTIHIIRPLAFADLESLRSLHLDTNRLSALGPRDLTGLLNLQHLILNNNQLTNISSEAFDDFLLTLEDLDLSYNNLRKAPWEAIQNMASLHTLNLDHNLIDQIAEGSFSELYKLARLDMTSNRLRTLPPDSLFARSQIGAISPTPYNSIVSVHFGGNPLHCNCELLWLRRLSRGDDMETCSSPPQLAGRYFWSVPEEEFACEPPLITRRTHKLWVLEGQRATLRCRAIGDPPPEVHWVSPGDRIVSNSSRVASYRNGTLEILVTVARDDGPYRCIAINAAGEAAATVDLKVIPLPHRGNGTVMLTRDPGSSDITTGKTNGGSSSNGAGAATGTNGNGAASDTQDPQVPQDASKGQEAKKEDREEGEGTTAEGREGGGGAAEVRVVGVIGVTSTSAQVRWDMGRLPGSYLVWMYQIQYNCTADDTLVYRILPSTSDSFLLKNLVSGADYNLCVLAIFDDTVTSLAATKVLGCAQFSTKDNYPECNSLRAHFLGGTLTILVGGVVVVTLLVFTVALMVRHRVCSHHDDGGHGGLGGGGGDEAGCSVGSASPTLPAKGADVFGQSNGNGGVMMVVLPNGVFQKQKAGECGATDGGGESGHGERSPMQGRPKPKTLPKPRVNLDQYRAAASMDESGVLEHKLLPPYTPESERLPLFYSPSSSPSPSTLPRQSRRPSAAGGTRLGGAMGQVKVSSRPQTPQGGLEVELPKRGSLTFATTTPTRGRAGEFGEWRSSLGAEGVVVVKRGGSSQWNSSQAYQSPALLGALLTPPLLPRSPAHSCRSPVHGSPAHMALRTKRSSSFDMGEIAAAGAMVTTTTHNASACYTYAKRLGAIWTRRSQSLHGMLVQCASATSTSTTSSGEGSVSSGADLQARTPRARVVAHGPPSSTAAGRNTAAPPISHTLDRKKDKKETKDEELEESVV from the exons TTACTACCATGCCACACTccctacccccccacccctcccgaAAGTCACGCCCGTCCCACGCTCGGCTCGTCCATTTCACTCGTTCACACGCCTCCTCTTCACCATCCAtttctccacccttctctctctcctcacgcAGATCCTCCATCCATTCCAGCCCACTTTCACACCAcccgtcttcctcctccttcccctcttctccctcctcctcctcctcctcctcctcctcaccagtGGCCCAAGCTCCCCTGCGCCTGCTCCCCATCTCCCTCTGCCTTCCCGCCCCCGCTCTCCTTCCATTGGCTGACGCTGGTGGCGTGCGCCTGCCTGATTGGCCACGCTCCGGCCGGCGCGCGGGCCGGCGAGACCTGGGGTGCAGTCTCCTCGTGCCCATTCCACTGCGTGTGCCGCAACCTCTCCGAGTCGCTGAGCACGCTGTGTGCCGACAAAGGGCTCCTCTTCGTGCCGCCCAACGTGGACCGCCGGACGGTGGAGCTCCGTCTGGCCGACAACTTTATCCGGGAGGTGGGCGGCGCGGACTTCGCCAACATGTCGGGCCTGGTGGACCTGACGCTGTCCCGCAACACCATCCACATCATCCGCCCGCTGGCCTTCGCTGACCTGGAGAGCCTGCGCTCGCTCCACCTGGACACCAACCGGCTGAGTGCGCTAGGACCGCGCGACCTCACGGGCCTCCTCAACCTCCAGCACCTCATCCTCAACAACAACCAGCTGACCAACATCTCCTCCGAGGCCTTCGACGACTTCCTCCTCACACTCGAGGACCTGGACCTCTCCTACAACAACCTGCGCAAAGCACCCTGGGAAGCCATCCAAAACATGGCCTCCTTACACACCTTGAACTTGGACCACAACCTCATCGACCAAATTGCCGAGGGCTCGTTTAGCGAGCTCTACAAGCTGGCGCGCCTGGACATGACGTCCAACCGTCTCCGGACGCTGCCGCCGGACTCGCTGTTTGCGCGCTCGCAGATCGGTGCCATCAGCCCGACGCCGTACAACTCCATTGTGAGCGTCCACTTCGGCGGTAACCCGCTGCACTGCAACTGTGAGCTGCTCTGGCTGAGGCGTCTGTCGCGTGGCGATGACATGGAGACGTGCTCATCGCCGCCGCAGCTCGCTGGGCGTTACTTCTGGTCGGTGCCCGAGGAGGAGTTTGCCTGCGAGCCGCCTTTGATCACGCGCCGGACACATAAGCTCTGGGTACTCGAGGGTCAGCGGGCCACCCTACGGTGCCGTGCCATCGGCGACCCGCCGCCCGAGGTCCACTGGGTGTCGCCGGGCGACCGCATTGTGTCCAACAGCAGCCGTGTGGCCTCCTACCGCAACGGCACTCTGGAGATCCTGGTGACCGTTGCGCGTGACGATGGGCCGTACCGCTGCATTGCCATCAACGCCGCGGGCGAGGCCGCCGCCACAGTCGACCTCAAGGTCATCCCGCTGCCACACCGCGGCAATGGCACCGTCATGCTGACCCGGGACCCCGGCTCGTCCGACATCACCACGGGGAAGACCAACGGCGGGAGTAGCAGCAATGGCGCCGGGGCAGCCACCGGCACAAATGGCAATGGGGCTGCCTCGGACACACAGGACCCCCAGGTGCCTCAGGACGCGAGTAAGGGCCAGGAGGCCAAGAAGGAGgacagggaggagggggaggggacgACGGccgaggggagagagggaggtgggggg gcAGCCGAGGTGCGGGTGGTGGGGGTGATAGGGGTGACTTCCACCTCTGCCCAGGTGCGCTGGGACATGGGCCGTCTGCCAGGCTCCTATCTAGTATGGATGTACCAGATCCAGTACAACTGCACGGCCGACGACACACTCGTGTACAG aatcttgccatccacaAGTGACAGCTTCCTGCTGAAGAACCTGGTGTCCGGCGCTGACTACAACCTGTGCGTGTTGGCCATCTTCGACGACACGGTCACCTCCCTCGCCGCCACAAAGGTGCTGGGCTGTGCCCAGTTCAGCACCAAGGACAACTACCCAGAATGCAACTCTCTGCGCGCCCACTTCCTGGGCGGCACGCTGACCATCCTGGTGGGCggcgtggtggtggtgacgCTGCTGGTGTTCACCGTCGCGCTGATGGTGCGCCACCGCGTCTGCAGCCACCACGACGACGGCGGCCACGGCGGCCTCGGAGGCGGAGGCGGCGACGAGGCCGGCTGCTCGGTGGGCTCGGCGTCGCCGACGCTCCCGGCGAAGGGCGCCGACGTCTTCGGCCAGAGCAACGGCAACGGgggggtgatgatggtggtgctgCCCAATGGGGTCTTCCAGAAGCAGAAGGCCGGGGAGTGTGGAGCCACGGACGGAGGGGGAGAGTCCGGTCATGGGGAGAGGTCTCCGATGCAGGGCAGGCCCAAGCCCAAGACGCTGCCCAAGCCCAGGGTCAACCTGGACCAGTATCGGGCGGCGGCGTCCATGGACGAGTCGGGCGTGCTGGAGCACAAGCTGCTCCCGCCGTACACGCCCGAGAGTGAGAGGCTGCCGCTCTTCTACTCGCCCTCGTCCAGCCCCTCGCCGTCCACACTGCCCCGCCAGTCACGACGGCCCTCGGCGGCCGGGGGGACGAGGCTGGGCGGGGCCATGGGGCAGGTGAAGGTCAGCTCGCGGCCGCAGACGCCACAGGGTGGGCTGGAGGTGGAGCTGCCCAAGCGGGGCAGCCTGACGTTCGCCACCACCACACCCACTCGTGGCCGCGCCGGCGAGTTCGGCGAATGGCGCTCCAGTTTGGGGGCGGAGGGGGTGGTCGTGGTCAAGCGCGGCGGCAGCAGCCAGTGGAACTCCTCGCAGGCCTATCAGAGCCCCGCGCTGCTCGGCGCTCTCTTgacccctcctctcctgccccgcTCCCCTGCCCACTCCTGCCGCTCGCCCGTACACGGCAGCCCCGCCCACATGGCCCTGCGCACCAAGCGCAGCTCGTCCTTCGACATGGGCGAGATCGCGGCGGCCGGCGCCATGGTCACCACCACCACGCACAACGCCTCCGCCTGCTACACCTACGCCAAACGCTTGGGCGCCATCTGGACGCGGCGGAGCCAGTCGCTGCACGGCATGCTGGTCCAGTGCGCGTCGGCCACCAGCACGTCCACCACCAGCAGCGGCGAGGGCAGCGTCAGCAGTGGCGCGGACCTGCAGGCACGGACGCCCAGGGCCCGCGTCGTCGCCCACGGCCCCCCCAGCTCCACCGCCGCCGGCCGCAACACCGCCGCTCCGCCCATCAGCCACACGCTTGACCgcaagaaggacaaaaaggaGACGAAAGACGAGGAGTTGGAGGAGAGCGTAGTGTAA